Proteins from one Leptolyngbyaceae cyanobacterium genomic window:
- a CDS encoding PAS domain S-box protein, giving the protein MDETTAENKQIPEEARLLQAMTLAVVQSEDFHTALGETLRQVCQATGWQYAEAWIPRIDGTALECSRVWYSTETKLEKFRNLSEAFTFSPNLGLPGRVWLSKHSEWIKDVTQETDSVFLRCQIAVESNLKAALGIPILANNQVLAVLVFFMFESREKDSQLAELVASVTNQLGVLIQHKRTEQVIKTQALVLERMIEGVNMCDEHGLIFFTNPAFDTMFGYELGELIGKDISVITAYSDPQKERIMAKISESLKKQGSWIGELINCKKDGTLLITYARISPLEIYGKKYWIIVLEDITDRKQAEEELRESKRRLAILIDSLPGIAFSCAADAQWSMKYLSEGCLEVTGYKSQELLGNGCSYNAITHQEDLPKVLNSINEAVVEKQHYVVEYRIRTKSGQEKWLWEKGKGILDDSGKLLGLEGFINDITERKQAEQALLEERNFVSAILDTAGALVVVLDREGKIVRFNRACEKITGYAFEEVQNKFIWDLFLIREELAIVKAVFEELRGGKAANECENFWVTKDGKHRIIAWSNSTLLDADGLVKYIIGTGIDITDRKEAEEALRLAERKYRSIFENAVEGIFQTTVDGYYITANPMLARIYGYDSTEELLAALTDIEHQLYVQPNRRTEFMSLVQEQGAVWGFESQVYCKDRTIIWISENAYALYDDDGKLLGYEGTVVDITERKRAEATIEYQAFHDLLTNLPNRTLFKDRLAISLANCHRNHHRLAVMFLDLDGFKRINDTLGHSVGDQLLQIVAERLKSCLREGDTVARWGGDEFTVLLPQITYIHEVAKVAQRILDAFEQPFELEDRQVSTSTSIGIAIYPQDGEELQDLLKNADYALYKAKENGRDNYQFYIPKTSFPASIKPLKKLRI; this is encoded by the coding sequence ATGGATGAAACTACCGCAGAAAACAAGCAGATCCCAGAAGAAGCGAGGCTTTTACAAGCCATGACACTGGCTGTAGTCCAGTCAGAAGATTTTCATACCGCATTGGGAGAAACCTTGCGTCAGGTATGCCAAGCCACAGGTTGGCAGTATGCAGAAGCATGGATTCCGCGAATTGATGGTACTGCCTTGGAATGCAGTCGAGTTTGGTATAGCACTGAAACCAAATTAGAAAAATTCAGAAACCTCAGCGAAGCATTTACATTTTCACCGAACCTTGGGTTACCGGGGCGAGTTTGGTTATCCAAGCATTCAGAATGGATTAAAGACGTTACCCAAGAAACAGACTCGGTTTTTTTGCGCTGCCAAATAGCTGTAGAAAGCAATTTAAAAGCAGCATTAGGAATACCGATTCTTGCCAACAACCAAGTGTTAGCAGTCTTGGTATTTTTTATGTTTGAATCTCGTGAAAAAGATTCTCAACTTGCAGAATTAGTCGCCAGCGTTACCAATCAATTAGGAGTCTTGATTCAGCATAAACGGACAGAACAGGTAATCAAAACACAAGCGTTAGTCTTAGAGAGAATGATCGAAGGCGTTAATATGTGTGACGAGCATGGGTTGATATTTTTTACTAATCCAGCATTTGATACCATGTTCGGATATGAATTGGGAGAATTAATCGGTAAAGATATATCAGTTATCACTGCCTATTCAGATCCGCAAAAAGAACGCATTATGGCCAAAATAAGCGAGAGTTTAAAAAAGCAAGGAAGCTGGATAGGCGAATTAATCAACTGTAAGAAAGACGGTACTTTATTAATTACCTACGCTCGCATCAGCCCTCTAGAAATTTACGGTAAGAAATATTGGATTATTGTATTAGAAGATATTACCGATCGCAAACAAGCAGAAGAAGAACTTCGAGAAAGTAAGCGACGGCTGGCTATATTGATCGATTCGTTACCAGGTATTGCTTTTTCATGTGCAGCCGATGCTCAATGGTCGATGAAATATTTAAGCGAAGGCTGTCTGGAAGTAACCGGTTATAAAAGTCAAGAACTTTTAGGAAATGGCTGTTCTTATAATGCGATTACCCACCAAGAAGACTTACCAAAAGTTTTGAATTCGATTAACGAAGCGGTTGTTGAAAAACAACATTACGTAGTTGAGTATCGAATTCGCACTAAATCAGGGCAAGAAAAATGGCTGTGGGAAAAAGGAAAAGGAATACTTGACGATAGCGGTAAATTATTGGGATTAGAAGGTTTCATCAATGACATTACCGAGCGCAAACAGGCAGAGCAAGCATTATTAGAAGAACGCAATTTTGTCTCGGCAATCCTCGATACTGCTGGTGCTTTAGTAGTAGTTCTCGATCGGGAAGGAAAAATTGTCCGGTTTAACCGAGCTTGTGAAAAAATCACCGGTTACGCTTTTGAGGAAGTACAAAATAAATTTATTTGGGATTTGTTTTTAATTCGAGAAGAATTGGCAATAGTCAAAGCTGTTTTCGAGGAATTACGAGGAGGCAAAGCTGCCAATGAGTGTGAAAATTTCTGGGTTACCAAAGATGGAAAACACCGAATTATAGCTTGGTCTAATAGCACTTTATTAGATGCTGATGGGTTGGTAAAATATATCATAGGTACGGGAATTGACATTACCGATCGCAAGGAAGCAGAAGAAGCATTGCGGTTGGCAGAACGCAAGTATCGCAGTATCTTTGAAAATGCCGTAGAAGGAATTTTTCAAACTACGGTTGATGGTTACTACATCACGGCAAATCCCATGTTAGCCCGGATTTACGGTTATGATTCTACGGAAGAACTACTAGCAGCACTTACCGATATCGAGCATCAACTATACGTTCAACCAAATCGTCGCACTGAATTCATGAGTTTGGTACAAGAACAGGGTGCTGTGTGGGGATTTGAATCGCAAGTTTACTGCAAAGACCGGACGATCATTTGGATTTCTGAGAATGCTTACGCACTGTATGATGATGATGGTAAATTACTCGGTTATGAAGGTACGGTAGTAGATATTACCGAGCGAAAGCGGGCAGAAGCTACGATCGAATATCAAGCTTTTCATGATTTGCTAACTAACTTGCCAAATCGTACTTTGTTTAAAGATCGCCTTGCAATTTCTCTAGCCAATTGCCATAGAAATCATCACCGATTGGCAGTAATGTTTTTAGACTTAGATGGGTTTAAAAGAATTAACGATACTTTAGGACATAGCGTAGGCGATCAATTGTTGCAGATTGTGGCGGAAAGATTGAAAAGTTGTTTGCGAGAAGGTGACACGGTGGCTCGTTGGGGAGGAGATGAATTTACTGTATTATTACCTCAAATTACTTATATTCATGAAGTTGCCAAAGTTGCTCAAAGAATTTTGGATGCTTTCGAGCAACCTTTTGAATTAGAGGATCGACAAGTATCTACCAGCACGAGTATCGGTATTGCAATTTATCCCCAAGATGGTGAGGAATTACAAGATTTACTCAAAAATGCCGATTATGCTTTATATAAGGCTAAGGAAAATGGCCGAGATAACTATCAATTTTATATCCCAAAAACCAGTTTTCCAGCATCAATCAAACCTCTCAAAAAACTGAGAATATGA